One Erysipelothrix amsterdamensis DNA window includes the following coding sequences:
- a CDS encoding helix-turn-helix transcriptional regulator, with translation MKKDNDNLILKNYLKVARAEKNITQEELARLVGVSRQTISSIETTQFYPSAKLALIICIALDKKFEELFYFD, from the coding sequence ATGAAAAAAGATAATGATAATTTGATACTTAAAAATTACTTAAAGGTAGCTAGAGCAGAGAAAAATATTACTCAAGAAGAACTAGCAAGACTAGTTGGAGTTTCACGACAAACCATAAGTTCAATTGAAACAACTCAATTTTATCCCTCTGCCAAATTAGCTTTAATTATCTGTATCGCCTTAGACAAAAAGTTTGAAGAATTATTTTACTTTGATTGA
- a CDS encoding heavy-metal-associated domain-containing protein, with protein MKQAILQLEQLACPTCMQKIEGAVKRVDGVNEDKTKVMFNASKLKTEFDETKTNLDEIQKAIESVGYEVISAKER; from the coding sequence ATGAAACAAGCGATTTTACAATTAGAACAATTAGCATGTCCAACATGCATGCAGAAAATAGAAGGTGCCGTTAAGCGTGTTGATGGTGTTAATGAAGATAAGACTAAAGTTATGTTTAACGCAAGTAAGTTAAAAACAGAGTTTGATGAAACAAAAACAAATTTAGATGAAATCCAAAAAGCTATTGAGAGTGTAGGATATGAAGTAATTAGCGCAAAAGAAAGGTAA
- a CDS encoding DUF6442 family protein, which produces MKNNILEKAQNENRDEREEMIKTKAFHIGWISVSLVMLILIFIRGVHNESANDIMMIFMAQTSAVLFYQYVSIPTKKSYLLFGIIALIGFLLAFASLLSSYMVY; this is translated from the coding sequence ATGAAAAATAATATATTGGAAAAGGCTCAAAATGAAAACAGAGATGAAAGAGAAGAAATGATAAAAACAAAAGCTTTTCACATTGGATGGATATCTGTTTCTCTTGTAATGTTAATATTGATATTTATAAGAGGAGTTCATAATGAGTCTGCTAATGACATAATGATGATATTTATGGCACAAACTAGTGCGGTGTTGTTTTATCAATACGTAAGTATCCCTACTAAAAAATCATATTTATTATTTGGGATTATAGCGCTCATAGGATTTTTACTTGCTTTCGCATCTTTACTATCATCTTATATGGTTTACTAA
- a CDS encoding heavy metal translocating P-type ATPase produces the protein MQKYVFKNKNRITFISGIFITVSFIIYSIFLNERISEYLLIVASILGLIPILFQAISALRVRVVSIELLVSIAVFGAFVIGNYEESSIVTFLFLFGSYLEQRTIAQTRSAIKELTELVPNTALVRQDDGSFEEVDIDFVDVDDVLLIKTGSRVPVDGRVISGEGYIDESSITGESKPISKERDDYVYAGTILDNGTLQIIADKVGEDTTFGKIIELVEEAQDTKSDTERFIDKFSKYYTPLVLILAFVIYLITKDVELSVTILVLGCPGALVIGVPVSNVSGIGNGARNGILLKGSEVIHDFTKVNTFIFDKTGTLTKGKPEVSKLIKYSEDIEVLNILASIESESDHPLGKSILRYIGEYEQKDISNTEVIKGKGIKSMCEDKEVLVGNYSLLEPHVNFTEKQLSELNTLENEGNSIVLMSIDGKLVTMIGIKDQIKDGVLETLNELRGLGIKNLIMLSGDNQGSVDVVSKELELTEAYGNMLPQDKSDYIKDLQSKNHKIAFVGDGINDSPSLALADIGIAVGSGTDVAIETSDVVLIGSQLDKLSYAYTLSKKTVLNMKENILIAVGVVLILITSLLFSNWMNMSIGMLVHEASILVVILNGMRLLAYKKRG, from the coding sequence ATGCAAAAGTATGTATTTAAAAATAAAAATCGGATTACCTTTATAAGTGGAATTTTTATTACGGTATCTTTTATTATATATTCTATATTTCTAAATGAAAGGATTTCTGAGTATTTGTTGATTGTTGCATCGATACTTGGTCTTATTCCAATACTATTTCAGGCAATTTCAGCGTTGAGAGTAAGAGTTGTCAGTATTGAGTTATTGGTATCTATTGCTGTGTTTGGGGCATTTGTAATTGGAAACTACGAAGAATCTTCGATTGTAACTTTCTTGTTTTTATTTGGGTCTTATCTTGAACAAAGAACAATTGCCCAAACAAGATCAGCGATCAAAGAATTAACTGAACTTGTTCCAAATACTGCGTTAGTAAGACAAGACGATGGTTCTTTTGAAGAAGTGGACATTGATTTTGTTGATGTTGATGATGTATTGCTCATCAAGACTGGATCAAGAGTTCCCGTTGATGGAAGAGTAATAAGTGGTGAGGGATATATCGATGAATCGAGTATCACAGGAGAGTCAAAGCCAATTTCAAAAGAAAGGGATGATTATGTTTATGCAGGGACAATCTTAGATAACGGTACATTGCAAATTATTGCGGATAAGGTAGGAGAAGATACAACCTTTGGGAAGATTATTGAACTCGTAGAAGAAGCACAAGATACGAAAAGTGATACTGAACGATTTATTGATAAATTTTCAAAGTACTACACACCTCTAGTTCTCATTTTAGCCTTTGTTATATATCTTATAACTAAAGATGTAGAGCTATCTGTGACGATACTCGTTCTAGGGTGTCCTGGGGCGCTTGTAATAGGAGTTCCTGTATCAAATGTCTCTGGTATTGGAAATGGTGCCCGTAATGGAATTCTGTTAAAGGGAAGTGAAGTGATTCATGATTTCACTAAGGTGAATACTTTTATTTTCGATAAGACAGGAACACTTACAAAAGGGAAGCCAGAAGTATCCAAATTAATTAAATATTCTGAAGATATAGAAGTTCTAAACATTCTCGCAAGTATTGAGAGTGAGTCGGATCACCCTCTAGGTAAATCAATCTTAAGATATATTGGAGAATACGAACAAAAAGATATTTCTAATACAGAAGTTATTAAGGGGAAAGGTATTAAATCTATGTGTGAGGATAAAGAGGTTCTCGTTGGAAACTACTCACTACTTGAACCACATGTTAACTTCACTGAAAAACAATTAAGTGAATTAAATACATTAGAAAATGAAGGAAACTCAATCGTATTAATGAGTATTGATGGGAAACTTGTGACAATGATTGGGATAAAGGATCAAATTAAAGATGGTGTATTAGAAACCTTAAATGAACTAAGAGGTTTAGGTATTAAGAACTTGATAATGTTATCCGGAGATAATCAAGGAAGTGTTGATGTTGTATCTAAAGAATTGGAATTAACTGAGGCATATGGTAATATGCTTCCTCAAGATAAGTCTGATTACATAAAAGATCTACAAAGTAAGAATCATAAGATTGCCTTTGTAGGAGATGGTATTAATGATAGTCCATCGCTTGCGTTAGCTGATATTGGTATCGCAGTAGGTAGTGGTACTGATGTTGCGATTGAAACATCTGATGTTGTATTGATAGGATCACAACTTGATAAGTTATCTTACGCATATACTTTAAGTAAGAAAACAGTATTAAACATGAAGGAAAATATCTTAATCGCAGTAGGGGTAGTACTCATTCTAATCACAAGTTTATTATTTAGTAATTGGATGAACATGAGTATTGGTATGTTAGTCCATGAAGCAAGTATCTTAGTTGTGATTTTGAATGGTATGAGACTTCTTGCATATAAGAAAAGAGGATAA
- a CDS encoding iron-sulfur cluster repair di-iron protein, ric has product MTIKDYMNDHKEDLDLFTSALTKTHADAHPEVKAVRELYVKIQYKIDVDIKDIDYEFETLKRITNNYEIPNDVCGTYEKTYHLLKEANRLYNEGRTV; this is encoded by the coding sequence ATGACAATTAAAGACTATATGAACGACCACAAAGAAGATTTAGATTTATTTACTTCAGCACTTACAAAAACTCATGCTGACGCACATCCTGAAGTAAAGGCTGTAAGAGAGTTGTATGTAAAAATACAATATAAGATTGATGTTGATATAAAAGATATTGATTATGAATTTGAAACTCTCAAAAGAATTACAAACAATTATGAGATTCCAAATGATGTTTGCGGTACTTATGAAAAAACATATCACTTGTTGAAGGAAGCAAATAGATTGTATAATGAAGGGAGAACAGTATAA
- the guaB gene encoding IMP dehydrogenase, producing MMNGKVIKEAYTFDDLLLVPAKSEVVPAQVKLQTRLTDKITLNIPIVSAAMDTVTEDAMAIMLAKLGGMGFVHKNMPVEAQAAMIKAVKETEVESSFEDANIDPQGRLRVGAAVGVGESSLERVRALVEAGVDIVAVDSAHGHSQGVIDTVRMIRAEFPELDIVGGNIVTAQGATDLIYAGANVIKVGVGPGSICTTRVVAGVGVPQLTAVNDVYSVARQYGVGVIADGGIKLSGDIAKALAAGGSCVMLGGLLAGTEETPGEVMEVFGKKVKGYVGMGSLSAMQRGSSDRYFQGGVSELKKLVPEGIEATVPFKGSIRDVIYQMLGGLRSGMGYCGCGTIEEMHQKAQFVKITGAGLRESHPHDVDNVKEAPNYHGK from the coding sequence ATGATGAATGGTAAAGTAATTAAAGAAGCTTACACATTCGATGACTTGCTTTTAGTTCCTGCAAAGTCAGAAGTTGTGCCAGCTCAAGTTAAATTACAAACGCGTCTAACGGATAAAATTACACTGAACATCCCTATTGTTTCAGCTGCAATGGACACTGTTACTGAAGATGCCATGGCAATCATGCTTGCGAAATTGGGCGGTATGGGATTTGTGCACAAAAACATGCCCGTTGAAGCTCAAGCTGCAATGATTAAAGCCGTTAAAGAAACTGAAGTTGAATCATCATTCGAGGATGCAAACATCGACCCACAAGGACGCCTACGTGTAGGTGCTGCAGTTGGCGTTGGCGAATCATCATTAGAACGTGTACGTGCACTTGTTGAAGCAGGTGTGGATATCGTTGCGGTTGATAGTGCTCATGGACACTCACAAGGTGTTATTGACACTGTGCGTATGATTCGTGCCGAATTCCCAGAATTAGATATTGTTGGTGGTAATATTGTTACTGCACAGGGAGCAACAGATCTAATCTATGCGGGTGCTAACGTTATTAAAGTTGGTGTTGGTCCTGGATCAATCTGTACAACACGTGTTGTAGCAGGTGTTGGGGTTCCCCAATTGACTGCTGTAAACGATGTTTACTCTGTAGCACGCCAATATGGTGTGGGTGTTATTGCCGACGGTGGTATTAAACTATCCGGGGATATTGCAAAGGCACTTGCAGCCGGTGGAAGTTGTGTTATGCTAGGTGGGTTACTTGCGGGTACTGAAGAAACACCTGGAGAAGTAATGGAAGTATTTGGTAAAAAGGTTAAAGGTTATGTTGGAATGGGATCATTAAGTGCGATGCAACGTGGTTCAAGTGATCGTTATTTCCAAGGTGGCGTTTCTGAATTGAAGAAGCTTGTGCCAGAAGGTATTGAAGCGACGGTTCCTTTTAAAGGATCAATTCGTGATGTTATTTATCAAATGCTTGGTGGATTACGTTCTGGAATGGGTTACTGTGGTTGCGGAACGATTGAAGAAATGCACCAAAAAGCGCAGTTTGTGAAAATCACAGGCGCAGGACTTCGTGAAAGTCACCCTCACGATGTTGACAACGTGAAGGAGGCACCAAATTATCATGGCAAATAA
- a CDS encoding ATP-binding protein — protein MKESKKLEFKEIVNKTFLKTVAAFANYGGGKILFGVTDAGEAVGLVDPDKSCLDIENTINDSIKPKPDYLFSIDRKTNVITLTIKEGLFKPYFYKGKAYKRNGTSTIEVDQIELRRLALIGENLYFEELPAKKQDLTFHFLLHELGQQLSISKDSKEADILRTLGLINKNSIYNNAASLLADNNNFPGIDIVKFGSSINEIEYRTTISNISILKQLKEAEEVFSRYYKIEQIVGMKRETKFLIPLEAFRETVANAFVHRSWDISSHIRIAMYDDRIEIYSPGGLPVGLTKEEYISGYISMLRNPIIANVFFRLDIIEKFGTGILRIKKSYYNIQNQPFFDVSENSIVTILPTETKLDKFTFDEEKVFDRLANGFILSSSEISDLTGFGKDKVLNLLKGLIEKGHVEKIGSGRGTKYKAR, from the coding sequence ATGAAAGAAAGTAAAAAATTAGAATTTAAAGAAATAGTTAATAAAACATTTTTAAAAACTGTAGCTGCCTTTGCTAATTATGGTGGAGGAAAGATACTCTTTGGAGTGACTGATGCTGGGGAAGCGGTAGGTCTTGTTGATCCAGATAAATCCTGTTTAGATATTGAGAATACTATTAATGACTCTATTAAGCCTAAACCAGATTATTTATTTAGTATTGATAGAAAAACAAATGTAATTACATTAACAATTAAAGAAGGACTATTTAAACCATATTTTTATAAAGGTAAAGCATATAAGAGAAATGGGACTTCCACCATTGAGGTCGATCAGATTGAATTGAGAAGACTAGCGTTGATAGGTGAGAATTTATATTTCGAAGAACTTCCGGCTAAAAAACAAGATTTAACTTTTCACTTTCTATTACATGAGTTAGGTCAGCAGTTATCAATTTCAAAAGATTCCAAAGAGGCAGATATTTTAAGGACTCTGGGATTAATTAATAAGAACTCAATTTATAATAATGCAGCATCGTTGTTGGCGGATAACAATAATTTTCCAGGCATTGATATTGTAAAATTTGGAAGTAGTATTAATGAGATTGAGTATAGAACAACGATATCTAATATCTCTATTTTGAAGCAGTTAAAAGAAGCAGAGGAAGTCTTTTCTCGATATTATAAAATAGAACAAATAGTGGGAATGAAAAGAGAAACAAAATTTCTAATCCCCCTAGAGGCGTTTCGAGAGACAGTGGCTAATGCTTTCGTTCATAGAAGTTGGGATATCAGTTCTCACATTAGAATAGCTATGTATGATGATAGGATAGAAATCTATTCACCTGGAGGATTACCGGTAGGTCTTACAAAGGAAGAATATATAAGTGGCTATATATCTATGCTTAGAAATCCAATAATTGCAAATGTGTTTTTTAGGCTTGATATTATAGAAAAGTTTGGAACAGGAATTTTAAGAATTAAAAAGTCATATTACAATATCCAAAATCAGCCTTTCTTTGATGTTAGTGAAAATAGCATTGTTACTATTTTACCAACAGAGACCAAACTAGATAAATTCACATTTGATGAAGAAAAGGTGTTTGATAGACTAGCTAATGGATTCATATTGTCAAGTAGCGAAATTTCTGATTTGACTGGTTTCGGAAAAGATAAAGTTTTGAATTTACTGAAGGGGCTAATCGAAAAAGGCCACGTTGAAAAAATCGGCTCTGGAAGAGGAACGAAATATAAAGCAAGATAA
- a CDS encoding thioester domain-containing protein, which produces MILTVFNLRTITANASTVDMVVGRDYYVTYDFERTSNHPKYHPSYKYYDWHWGDLSVGGQIVYCLDPETKIPSPNGYTASNWNNYTKAQQERMILIANYGAGYNGENSAKMRFATQLLIWEE; this is translated from the coding sequence ATGATACTTACAGTATTTAACTTAAGAACGATTACTGCAAATGCATCAACTGTAGATATGGTTGTTGGTAGAGATTATTATGTTACCTATGATTTTGAAAGAACTTCCAACCATCCTAAGTATCACCCCTCTTATAAATACTATGACTGGCATTGGGGAGATTTAAGTGTTGGCGGACAAATTGTATATTGCTTAGATCCTGAAACAAAGATTCCTAGTCCTAATGGCTATACAGCATCAAACTGGAATAATTATACCAAAGCACAACAAGAACGAATGATTTTAATTGCTAACTATGGTGCTGGGTATAATGGTGAAAATAGTGCTAAAATGCGTTTTGCGACTCAGCTTCTTATCTGGGAAGAGTAG
- a CDS encoding Crp/Fnr family transcriptional regulator produces MSHEHLCVTLVPLFNHLDLDDQKKINEIAEHVIVDKGETIFSPYSDSELIIVAKGNMKVYQLSSNGKEQLLRVVEPGGYEGENQLFGAKNDILFGEALEKTELCVLRQEDFQNILLEHPQLSLKLLEINAQKSVSAEQQAQFLVMEKVEERLATYLINLSKSQNSLTFKLPLLMKELAAFLGTTPETLSRKFKLLEDERYLSRNNRIITIINEDALEDLIDF; encoded by the coding sequence ATGAGTCATGAACATTTATGTGTAACATTAGTTCCACTGTTTAATCATTTAGATCTTGATGATCAAAAAAAGATTAATGAGATTGCCGAGCATGTAATTGTGGATAAAGGTGAGACAATATTTTCACCATACAGTGACTCAGAACTTATCATCGTTGCGAAAGGTAATATGAAAGTTTACCAACTATCTTCTAATGGAAAGGAACAACTGCTTAGAGTTGTAGAGCCAGGTGGATATGAAGGTGAGAACCAATTGTTTGGGGCTAAGAATGACATTCTCTTTGGAGAAGCCTTAGAAAAAACTGAGTTATGTGTTTTAAGACAAGAAGATTTTCAGAATATTCTTTTAGAACATCCTCAACTTAGCTTGAAACTGTTAGAGATAAATGCTCAAAAATCTGTTTCGGCTGAACAACAAGCACAATTCTTAGTGATGGAAAAAGTAGAGGAAAGGCTTGCGACATATCTTATTAATTTAAGTAAAAGTCAAAATAGTCTGACATTCAAACTTCCTCTTCTTATGAAGGAACTTGCGGCATTTTTAGGGACGACACCAGAAACGCTATCTCGTAAATTTAAACTTTTAGAAGATGAAAGATATTTATCGCGAAATAATAGAATTATCACAATTATTAATGAGGATGCATTAGAAGATTTAATTGATTTTTAA
- the guaA gene encoding glutamine-hydrolyzing GMP synthase: MANKIIVLDFGSQYNQLIVRRIRDLGVYSELLDNEITAEEIRADKDIAGIVLSGGPNSVYADNAYHIDQEIFELGLPILGVCYGMQLMAHQNGGKVESHSKREYGLAPIEVKQDNPITQGLPESYNVWMSHGDQVKAVPAGFDVYASSENTDIVMMGNDEKKQYGIQFHTEVRNTENGIEMLENFVFNVCKAEAGWDMEHFVEEQTAIIREKVGNEHVICALSGGVDSAVVAALLHHAIGDQLTCIFVDHGLLRKGEADSVVEVFQDHFKMNLIKVDAQRRFLDKLAGVDDPEKKRKIIGNEFIYVFEDETKKLRDAKWLAQGTLYTDVIESGTKTAQTIKSHHNVGGLPEDMDFKLIEPLDTLFKDEVRKLGLVLGLPEHIVHRQPFPGPGIAIRILGAVDEEKIKIVQESDYILREEIAKAGLDREIWQYFTVLTNLRSVGVMGDQRTYDYTLAIRAVTSIDGMSADFARIPWDILQKISVRIVNEVQGINRIVYDCTSKPPATIEWE; this comes from the coding sequence ATGGCAAATAAGATTATTGTTTTAGACTTTGGGTCACAGTATAATCAGTTAATTGTTCGTCGTATTCGTGATTTAGGCGTATACAGTGAATTATTAGATAATGAGATTACAGCTGAAGAAATCCGCGCAGATAAAGATATCGCTGGTATCGTTTTATCCGGTGGACCCAACTCAGTGTATGCAGATAATGCATATCACATTGATCAAGAAATTTTTGAACTTGGATTACCAATTTTAGGTGTATGCTATGGTATGCAACTCATGGCACATCAAAATGGTGGTAAAGTTGAATCACATTCAAAACGTGAATACGGCTTAGCACCGATTGAAGTAAAACAAGACAACCCAATTACTCAAGGATTACCAGAATCATATAATGTTTGGATGAGCCATGGCGATCAAGTTAAAGCAGTTCCTGCTGGATTTGATGTATATGCTTCATCAGAAAATACAGACATCGTTATGATGGGTAATGATGAAAAGAAACAATATGGAATCCAATTCCATACTGAAGTACGCAATACTGAAAACGGTATTGAAATGTTAGAAAACTTTGTATTCAACGTATGTAAAGCTGAAGCAGGATGGGATATGGAGCATTTTGTTGAAGAACAAACTGCAATTATCCGTGAAAAAGTAGGTAACGAACATGTTATCTGTGCGCTTTCAGGTGGTGTTGACTCTGCTGTTGTTGCAGCACTTTTACACCATGCAATCGGTGATCAACTCACATGTATCTTTGTAGACCATGGTCTACTCCGTAAAGGGGAAGCAGACAGTGTAGTGGAAGTATTCCAAGATCACTTTAAGATGAATTTAATTAAAGTTGATGCACAACGTCGTTTCTTAGACAAACTTGCAGGCGTTGATGACCCTGAGAAGAAACGTAAAATTATCGGTAACGAATTTATTTACGTATTCGAAGATGAAACAAAAAAACTTCGCGATGCAAAATGGTTAGCACAAGGGACTTTATATACTGATGTTATTGAATCAGGAACAAAGACCGCTCAAACAATTAAATCACACCATAACGTTGGTGGATTACCTGAAGATATGGACTTCAAATTGATTGAGCCACTTGATACACTTTTCAAAGATGAAGTGCGTAAATTAGGACTTGTTCTTGGTTTACCAGAACATATCGTTCACCGTCAACCATTCCCAGGACCTGGAATCGCAATCCGTATTCTTGGTGCTGTCGATGAAGAAAAAATTAAAATTGTACAAGAGAGTGATTACATTCTCCGTGAAGAAATTGCGAAAGCCGGTCTTGACCGTGAAATCTGGCAATACTTTACCGTACTAACAAACTTAAGAAGTGTAGGTGTCATGGGTGATCAACGTACTTATGATTACACACTTGCAATCCGTGCCGTAACATCAATTGATGGAATGAGTGCAGACTTTGCACGTATCCCATGGGATATTCTCCAAAAAATCTCAGTTCGTATCGTAAATGAGGTTCAAGGAATTAACCGCATCGTCTATGATTGTACTTCAAAACCACCAGCAACAATTGAGTGGGAGTAG
- a CDS encoding G5 domain-containing protein, translating into MYTKTETYLETISYKTEQQDDSTLDKGLTKIKKIDNDEQRKIVVEKTYNNKQAINRKIINDTVVTEPVNEIIIVRTKEKDITLTYLCPASYDRNKACDDTVYNSDLDAAYLVIKACDLSICQNEGHNVG; encoded by the coding sequence ATTTACACAAAAACAGAAACTTACTTAGAAACAATCAGTTATAAAACGGAACAACAAGATGATTCAACTTTAGATAAAGGACTAACTAAAATTAAAAAGATAGACAATGATGAACAGCGCAAGATAGTCGTTGAAAAAACCTATAACAATAAACAAGCAATTAATAGAAAAATAATCAATGATACTGTAGTTACTGAACCTGTTAATGAAATTATTATTGTGCGTACAAAAGAAAAAGATATAACACTAACATATCTATGCCCCGCGAGTTATGACAGAAACAAAGCATGTGATGATACAGTTTATAACTCAGATTTAGACGCTGCTTATTTAGTAATAAAAGCTTGCGACTTATCAATTTGCCAAAATGAAGGACATAATGTTGGATGA